The window aaaacatttatttagtTCAAAATTGCTGTatgaatatattgttttaacttctatagaattaatatttaaattttttaaaaataatcatatatagaacgttcaaaaaacaaaataactaatcaaatatatttttttatatgattagaCAAAATTCAAGTATAAAGTATAAGCTAACACGGTCAAGATTAACTTCAAAACCGTTTTAGcaattattgttatatttatatttttgccagctcatcaaaaacaattttaaaatatattttaaattttttaaaaacataatttagcaTTATCTCACATGGATACAATCAATCTGAATGATGGATAGAAATATAAGTTGATCTAAgttaatgttatttattatttaattttctttttttaatcttttgtactATTCTTCTTGATCTTGCTGTTTAGAGCACAATTCCAATCAGCCTCTCCATTTTGAAAActtctgatgatgatgatgttaggGGCTCAGGAGAGAATATCCTGAAAAAGCATTACTGCCGACGCAATTATGAAAATTGTTCAGACAGCGCGTGCACAgacagagagacagagagaaggagagagagagcggcagaggatgaagaagaagagaaggcgACCTAAGAAGAACAGTGAAGAGCAGAAGCAGGAGATGGAAGGAGGGGAAGAATGAAGAGGAGAGAGAGTAGATGGAAGATATCCAAAGAAGATCATTAGGAAATAGGGAAGAATAAATttaggagggggggctaggaatacaACAGTAACGGCCCAATTAGCCTGAAATACAAGAATATACAGCAATGATACAAGGTAATCCCTCTCCATGAGGGAGGGAAAACCTCTCTCTCCCTACTCTTCAAAACTGACCATATCTGAAAACAAGAAATCTAATCctctgaaattaaataaacattCCTAAGAAATAATTGGTACAAACATCAGAAGTGAGTGAGGAAGACAGTAAATAAAAACGAAGGAGCATCATCCACCAGTTAAAAAGCAATGAACCGTTACAAGAGAGGAGAGTACGAGCTGTCACCAACATGTGAATATCCTTGTGAAGCATGAATCCTCAGGAATTATTATTACCATAGTAAATCTTTAACACTGCTATTCTTTTATTGGTTTTCTCTAATGGACTGTAGCTGGGAGAATGAGATTCGGACAATTGACCCAGCAAGTGAAGTAGCATGCTTGCACACGAGGGCTTCTGTGGCCTCCTCCTCGGTTTCAAACAGAACAAGCGCCTGCTTCTTCCCATTCATCTCAAAGAGCTTGGTGTTCACAACGGTGCCATGTTCCTCTACAAGACTCACAATCTCATCCTCAGTGATGACCTGAGGTAAAGTGGAAAGATGAATCATCTTTGTTGGTGAACAGCAGTATCGGTAGTTCTTCGCAGCATTGCGGTTGAAGCGATTCAGATTAGAGTGCATGTACTCGTGCGTATCAGCACCTTGAGTTATGTTTGGATGCTTCGAAAAGTTGACCTCCATTCGCTTTCCAAAAAGCATGGCACCCTGTTCCACATATGAAAGAACATAAATACTGCCCGTTGAGACAAGGTGATATGGAGCATTCAAGGAGAGGAATTTATATCCAACAAACAATAATAACGAAGCAATGCATTCTGAGAAATCTTCATAGACCGAACCTTCAAAAAATGTACTGCCAATTCAGCTTGGAAACCATCCCCCATCTGAACAAGTGCATGATCAGGCTTGTTGCGAAGAAGCTTAATCCGCACTATGTTTCCATAGAGAGAAAACAGGTTGAAAAGCTTATCCTCATCTATTCTCTGGGTACAGAAACATTTTTCTTGCATGAATATCAGGAGTCtattaaaaactatattcaaaaagaagaaagacatCAGAATAAACTTACATCAGGATTTAAATTGGAGACAAGAATTGTGCACCTATCATTTGTCCCACTAATTCCAGGAGGCAAACCTCCACCAAAGGCAGCAGCAATTGCAGCTGCATTGGGCATCTAAATTTTCCAAAAGAGATCAAATGTAAATTATATCATATCCTAGAACATTTTAGTAAGATAGatacaaaataaatctaattttaggCAAATAATTTATGTCTTTAAGGAATAACAGGCTATTACAGAAGGTAACATATTGAGAATGTTATTCTATGAAAATTTCTTACAGAAaaggtatattttttattacaaataattGTTATGTTATATAAACCAGGAGAGATGGCCAATGTATTTCCCAGTAATACCTGATATTCCCCAAATGcctaataaatttagaaaatagcAAAGCCAGCCAAGAAGATTTACAAGATGTAGCTCTTTAGGCTGTCATTCATGCCTTGCCATTTCCTTTATATCAGTTCTAAGgttccaggaaaaaaaagggtGGAAGGAAACAATGGTAAACAACATACACAGTGAGGTGTTTCCTGTTACAGATTGGgagaatataaaaataccaactCTGGTGTAAAATGCAGCAAGAAAAATAGGTAAGCTCGATGTCCCAGTTCAAGTTTCATGAAACTGATCAATAGCATCATCACTACCACATTTTTTAGGTATCAGTTTTCAGGTTTCAACCCTAGCTGTTAGTTTCTGGAAACAAGTTAGCAAAACAACCACCTGGACATCAATTAGGCAGGCCATTACTGTAAATGTaggaaaggacaaaaaaaaagcgATAAATAATTGTGGTCAGCAGACATCCTGAATATTACACATGGATGATAAATAGTCTGTATGGTGCACCGCAGCAATACCCACCTGAGGATATCCAACtgcatggaataaaaaaaaaaagatttagtgCTCAATGAAAGCTAAGAGTAACAGATCATTGTAACCTCTAAAGCCAGCACATGCCCTGACTCCAGTAGCTTTAAGAGCATACATACCTACATCGCCATATGATGGCTGCtgcaaaaagaaacagaaaagaatTTAATTACTCAAACCACCTATCACcaaccaacatgaaaatacaACAAGAGACGAGTACATACTTGGGAAGATCTGGCTTTCTGTTCTGAAGGCAGGTTAGGATTAGTGAAATCCCTGTACAAAAGAAGATAAAGTTTTTGGCAACATTGATAGGAAAACATCGAAAATATAGAAGTCAAACAAAGAAGCCATAAGACAAACCAATCACCTTGAGCTGTCATTGTTGTAGTTCACTTGCAACTCATCCAGGctagatgaaaaatatgaaagtaTATTAAtatcacccaaaaaaaaaagaatcagaaatcCTCTTTCTGTGGTCACAGGAATCAGAACGCCCCCACTGCCCTTCCTTGATTCACAAAGACCAGAAAAAAGAGGATTGAGTGGGTGcgataataaaaatcatagaaTGTTCATTACATACTTTGAAAACTGAATGTCCAGCTGACAGCAGCCATCATAGATATTGCGTCCCTACCAAAACAGCCAAGTTCCAAAAACTCTTATTTGAAATCCAGCCAACTGCAACACCTTGAAAGCAAGCTTCCAGGTAAAAGCAACTTCTTGAATAACAAATTGAATAGTACCTGAAGAGAAGTCCTAGCCTGAACAGCACTCTGGCGTGACTGGTATTGAATAAGGGCttgaaaacctaaaaatatgCAAAACATTCATGCATGACAATTTCAAATCATACTCCTCtgcatttttaataaaaagcatAAGATAAATCCACAACGCACTCGGAGTAAGAAGTTTAGTAAGAGAAGCTAAGTAAAGAAAACACAGATGATTCTCAGCTATAAAGCCATGGTACAATTAGAATGCAAAAAAGTAAATACCAAGATTATTTAATGTAGTAACTACAATTCTTAAAAGAGAGAATGGAGAGAAAGAGGggaggagaaaatgaaacttcaaGGAGCTGACCAGCTGACTTCTGAAATGTGACCATCTTCTCCACAAATCCATGGGGGGAAAAAACTTGATGCAGCACGTCCACTGTAATAGGATATTGCATGTGATGGATGGTAATTAACAGAATTCGATTTGGCTGTGCATCCAGAGAGTGCCCAACAGCAGACATCATAGAgacagagaagagagaagagaataaATAGAGAAGCATAGATAGCGAGAGGAGATATAATGCGAATTATAGTTAGAAGAAAGATAGAACAAAACAGAGCCTTTATAGTTGATGGTTCAACATGCAGGAAGCATACAATCACAGcactaaaaagaaaagcatgagAAATTCCAAGGCAAATTTTGAGATATGAAAAGTCTGAAAGAGGAAAAATTGTAGGTTACAGTTTATTAAAGAGACATAATTAACCTGCTATGCCTCTATACAGTTACATCAAATCATCTGATAATGGAATGCATAAGACTTGGTAGAAGTACTAGGACCATGTTAtctctaaattttaattcaaattaagcAGACATAGTGGATGAACTATAATAGACACATGAAGGAAAAAAGCaaggaagaaaacaaacaatCCACAGTGATTACAGTGTTGGCTTCATATTTGTGATTGAAGAAACTGATGATATTTCTCCTCTAATAACTTGCTTTCTGGTTATGAATAATCGCCATTACCTAAAAACACCACACGACACTCTCCAACTTAATGTCGCTATTAACCCTCAccaaccaataaaaaaacagtGCACCTCTCCAGTCATCCATCAATTGATAATAAAGAATCCTTTTCATCCCTGTAGCGCTCTAAAGTTCAACAAGGAATCATGGAAGCTTCTAGCTCCCCGCTTATATGGATTGCAAAGTAATGCTATCAATAATGCAACGCCGTTTGGTTTTTGATATCTTAGACTACAAAGTACCCACCTCTTCTCCTCGCCCTTGAGTATTTTGATCCATTGTAGTCAGTTCTTGATGCGATGAGAATTGAACATAAACATTCCTTCCCCtgcaagaagaaaaggagattcAAAACACGTATTACAGTTATCAGTTTGGACCATTTGGTACCGGTATTtacaccaaaaacaaaacaaaaaaggaaatgcCCTTGCAGAAAGTTCTGAGAGAGAACCATGTACAAACTTTTGTATACCTTATAGTTGGCTGAACATCTGTATAGTATTGAAGAGCATTGATGGCTGAAGGAACATCTTGCATTTGAAGGAGAGCCTGCATGCATGGCAATCATAACAGACCATGTCACATTCCAGGTTCTGCAAAAATCTGATGTATTAATAATCACCACTATTCAATAAGCATTAAAGTAACCTGATTTTTAGCACGAAGCATAACAAGCTTCGTTATAACCCCAAATGGCTGGAACAGCTGAAGCAAGTCATTCTAGAAGAACAACATAAGATCATCAGTGATGCATGAATGCAAACCAGTGCATAAGCACCATTCCATGATTCAGAAATGCTTTTGAAGACAAAGTAAAAGACAAATCTTTCCAAAACTATTTCCAGTTATCACTGTGTTTCAACACTTGCAAAGCTTCTAACTAATTAGGAGACAACTCTAGATGATTTCAGTGACTTTAACACTTAATGACAaaaaacagtcaagaaaacCCAGAGCATGTAAGCTGAGTTTTATTCAGGTTAAGATTTTATTGAATAAGATAATCAATCACACTCTTTGTATTAAAGCCAGCCTGGAATtgaattcattattattttatccttttaataattagataatttaaaaatgttatgcCACCACTCGGACTTGAACCGAGATGCTCTAGCATTGCTTCCTAAGAGCATAACTTTATCCCATATAGTAAATGAAGCTAAGCTCAGCCTTGGCTATTAGTATCATCGGATTTATCTCATCTAACGCATCTTCTTTaatgtgaattattttttttgcgtaTACCACTAGGGTAATAACTCCGGGTATTAAAGATAGATGATATAACACATATTACATAGGTTGCAGATTTTCCCTATTGTCTTTCTGTGGTCTGATAGAAAGCATGCCCTCGCATCTATCACATTTAGGAATATAACGCCCCCTGATTCTTTTCAGAAAGAAGTTTTCAGTCTTCAAGTTCACTAAATACTACCGCATGGGGAAATTGAAAGGATGGTAACTTATGTGTTTGCAATTTTCTGGACAAGTCCTCATCATCCCATCAAGAGTATTGAATTTGTTTGGTTCATGTTTTCCAAGGGGTTTCTCTTCTATCCCATTTAGCATAAGGAAATATAAGACTTTCCTTCCTAGGCTACATAGAACGCTAATCAACATGTCTTTACAAAAACGTTTTCATATGCCACCCAATTTAGTATAACCAAAAGGAAAGTTAATATCTCCAGGCATTAAAAGAAGTGTTATCCATCTTTAAAGATCAACTTCCAAAAAAGTATCATTCCTCATGATACGTTTCAACACATATTGAGATGTTTGGATAAATACACTAATTGTTTCAAATACTTAAATCACAGcttgtgattttttatgtgtgtgCGTGTGCATGCATGAGAAAGTGATAGAGATATACTTCAGAAATCTCATGCCCCACGTTTCGAACATGGATAACTTTGGAAGGCTCGGTCATTTTCGAACCAGTCTACAACAAACCAACACAGGAGTTAATCCATATTTTCCATCCTCAAAAGAAAAATTGCATTCAAAGTTCCTCAcacaaaacaaaggaaaaaacattCACTTCTTCCTTCAACATGGAAAATGCTCACAGTATAATCAAACAACATTCTAAgttcaatttaaaacaaacaaaaaataatgcaaCCTTACCACACACAAAGCAGTACGAAATCATGAAATGCTAACAACTTGCTTGAGAAACACAAAACTCGTTAAATATTTACTATTTTTCCATTTCAATTCATGTGCAAATCTTAAACAATGCATTTATTTAAGAACCTAATCATCCAGGTACAATAAAACGCCTAAACTCCATGTCACTGAAGGAATAGCATAGCTGCAAGCAAAGGTAATGAAATTCGAAACCCTAGCTAACGGTCCGTTTGGAAGCTGacaaatagttaaaaaaaataaagcaagaatatcgaatctaaaaacaaaatcatcgtGCAGTATAATACAAAGCTGTCCGCTTTATCGGATTTTCTCAGTTACCAAACAGACCCCTACAATTCATCAAGTGCGATCGAGAATCgaagagagagaaatagatAACTTGCCTcggagagaaagagagtgaggggaggggaggggaggggaggggagaaAGATCGTTTCGTATAAagaacaaggaggaggagaagtaCTCTGTAGATCGACACCTACGCAGGCACGCTGTCCGTCTCTGCTGTGAGTGACTATTGCCCTATCTCCGACTTTTAAAATGACTACTTTGGATGGACTTTCGAGTGACGAGTAATGGTGCACCCTCTTCGGTGATTATTTTTGATTCggttaagtttttattaaaaaaataaatcaaactaaaattttttaaaagaaaactgaAATCAAACTGAAACCAGATCAAACTAatcggtttcggtttggttcagtttggttttttagggtaaaaatatgttcaaatcggtttggcttggttttctcagttttttccggttttggctcggtttttttttatttggcttgatttttcagtttggcttggtttttctggtttggctgggtttttttttgttttttccggtttcggttcagtttggtttttttggttttttgtttataaaaccgaaaccgaactgaaccggttagtttttttaaaattttaattggtttaattaattttttttatttaattttttctattattttttctgatttttttaatttaattggtttttaaattttttttcctcaactcTACTCTTTAGTTTCATAAGAGAATGGGATGAGGACccataatatcttttattttttttttctttgttttggtgggttcgattttttattttacagttACTTTTTGCTCTTTTCATATGAAATCCTTTAGATTTTACACGTGCTTTGAATTCCTGTATCAACAAGGTCAGATTGAGGGtgcatttgaatttgaattgagTGATGATAACAGTTTGGAGAATGGTTGTGATTGTAATTGttatttgaaatgtttttaatttgaaaatgtattaatataattttttttattttttaaaaattatttttgatattagtacatcaaaatgattaaaaaacaccaaaaaatattaatttgaaaaaaaatataaaaaaattttaatccttttttaaaaatattcttaaaatacaaaaataaacagaacctaaataattaatctaacccaaataattaatcttgatatttctttttctactaATAGTGTTGAGAAATTTAGTGGGCGTTGAAGAAATAGATATATGCTCGATaaggtaatttattttttttctagtcaaatattaaagttttttttatttataaattataacttatattattttattttatcagaaGAGATTTTTAAAcccatcttttttaaatatattccgaatttaattgagttttatcaTGGGTTGTTTTTTAACAATCATACAAATCGAACTCTCCATCTCAaccatcattatttttaaaggtatttttagaattgtaattataattattttttaaaaatattttttatttaaaaatatattaaaatattattttttatttttaaaaaattattttcaatattaatatattaaaataatttaaaaacataaaaataaaaaacaaagacagcCTCACATTCAACCATCAATCTCAATATTAATGTATACGAAGGGCATGTAGTGAGACAGGGGGGCAGGCCCTGACTACTAATGGGAATTGAGGAAATAGTCATGGCTTGACACATATCATGGAGCGAAAGAGAAGGAGAGATCGAAacagcatttatttttttgttttaaaaatatttttgaaattatttaaaagttttttatttttttatttatttcaaattaatatatttgtagtgtttttagatcatattgatacgctgatattaaaaataattttaaaaaaataaaaaaaatattattttgatatatttataagtgaaaaacactttaaaacacaACTACACCCGTacttatttatttctaaatttctaaaatttacgtgtttgtaatttttctttaccTAATTTTAAACCatcaaaaattttataaaatctaattttatctagttcattgaattttttaagaggATTTTGGACAGGAAGTAATTGGGCTAGCAGGTTTAACATTCCAGTAATTCAGGTGACTTGAAATACAATTAtggtaaaatataattagaagagtaaaaaataatcttgaacatgagaattttcaaaaaatagttatttattttacacAAATTCTTCAAATATTAGTTATTTATTCCATGTTTGATATTTAATCTTgcacatgataattttttaaaaatagctaTTTATTTTACACAAATTCTTCAAATATTAGTTATTTATTCTATGTTTGATATTCAATGTCAGAGCCGGCTATAGCTTATGTGCTACTCGTGCAATGATTTAGACCCCACTTTAATAAAAAGGTTcctggaataaaaaaatatatatatatttgttaactGTGCTTTGTGAAATTAAGATTATATTCATTTAATGAAAGATTTTAAATACGAAATGAAGATTGTTCAAtgctctaaaaaataataaaaaatatttcttaaatatttttaaagattttatttatattttttcttaaggtctttatttatcattatatcaattttttaaaacatgaaaacaagTGTATAGGCATTACCAATGAATTTTCCATTTCCAGTGCtgagaaaatttttaattataaattaaaaatttaacatgtatatttaataaaataatttaagaattatATGCAGTAATAAATactaataaaagttattaatttagaaaatagaTATGCACGGGAAGGcatcaaataaattgagaattgtACAGGTCATAGAGACTTtgttatgtttaataattttattttttaaaaatctgtttttatatataattatatgatGATAAAAAGTAGACATGGGCGGGAAGgcattgaataaaatttaataaaaaaacgtTGTGCAAAAAGagcattttttaatattaaaaaaaatgctagagttttatttaaaaacaaattaaaaactaaacaatatttgataaaataatatctcaaatacatttttaattatttattctgataaattttagttaaatttaaagaaaaaaaaaagaacaaacgcATGAGCC is drawn from Populus nigra chromosome 5, ddPopNigr1.1, whole genome shotgun sequence and contains these coding sequences:
- the LOC133694489 gene encoding polypyrimidine tract-binding protein homolog 3-like isoform X1 — encoded protein: MTEPSKVIHVRNVGHEISENDLLQLFQPFGVITKLVMLRAKNQALLQMQDVPSAINALQYYTDVQPTIRGRNVYVQFSSHQELTTMDQNTQGRGEEPNRILLITIHHMQYPITVDVLHQVFSPHGFVEKMVTFQKSAGFQALIQYQSRQSAVQARTSLQGRNIYDGCCQLDIQFSNLDELQVNYNNDSSRDFTNPNLPSEQKARSSQQPSYGDVVGYPQMPNAAAIAAAFGGGLPPGISGTNDRCTILVSNLNPDRIDEDKLFNLFSLYGNIVRIKLLRNKPDHALVQMGDGFQAELAVHFLKGAMLFGKRMEVNFSKHPNITQGADTHEYMHSNLNRFNRNAAKNYRYCCSPTKMIHLSTLPQVITEDEIVSLVEEHGTVVNTKLFEMNGKKQALVLFETEEEATEALVCKHATSLAGSIVRISFSQLQSIRENQ
- the LOC133694489 gene encoding polypyrimidine tract-binding protein homolog 3-like isoform X2, with product MTEPSKVIHVRNVGHEISENDLLQLFQPFGVITKLVMLRAKNQALLQMQDVPSAINALQYYTDVQPTIRGRNVYVQFSSHQELTTMDQNTQGRGEEPNRILLITIHHMQYPITVDVLHQVFSPHGFVEKMVTFQKSAGFQALIQYQSRQSAVQARTSLQGRNIYDGCCQLDIQFSNLDELQVNYNNDSSRDFTNPNLPSEQKARSSQPSYGDVVGYPQMPNAAAIAAAFGGGLPPGISGTNDRCTILVSNLNPDRIDEDKLFNLFSLYGNIVRIKLLRNKPDHALVQMGDGFQAELAVHFLKGAMLFGKRMEVNFSKHPNITQGADTHEYMHSNLNRFNRNAAKNYRYCCSPTKMIHLSTLPQVITEDEIVSLVEEHGTVVNTKLFEMNGKKQALVLFETEEEATEALVCKHATSLAGSIVRISFSQLQSIRENQ